One stretch of Arachis duranensis cultivar V14167 chromosome 1, aradu.V14167.gnm2.J7QH, whole genome shotgun sequence DNA includes these proteins:
- the LOC107463727 gene encoding heavy metal-associated isoprenylated plant protein 28-like has product MQKTRVTQIQVRVDCNGCVQKIKKALKGILGIHDLHIDFNQQKLTITGWAEPETIVNAIKKTRKKAIICADIELSLPPSQPTESKQKANHATVDNATQLPPEASPPPPEATPPWPPTSTENNSSQQWERYPGRKDVREVHVIHHHLPNYLNRVNSSPVLVTESYNSYMLSHYVGEYEYVMPPPVHTHYNLIENYGGNGIITSMFSDDNPNACCIV; this is encoded by the coding sequence ATGCAGAAAACTCGCGTCACGCAGATACAGGTCCGAGTGGACTGTAATGGATGTGTGCAGAAGATCAAGAAAGCTCTTAAAGGCATTCTTGGTATACATGATCTTCATATCGATTTCAATCAGCAAAAGCTAACAATCACTGGGTGGGCAGAACCAGAAACTATTGTCAATGCAATTaagaagacaaggaagaaaGCTATCATCTGCGCTGATATCGAACTGTCCCTTCCTCCGTCTCAACCAACAGAGTCAAAGCAGAAAGCTAATCATGCAACAGTCGACAATGCAACACAACTGCCACCAGAAGCCTCTCCACCACCGCCTGAGGCAACACCACCATGGCCACCCACATCTACAGAGAACAATTCAAGCCAGCAGTGGGAGAGATACCCAGGAAGGAAAGATGTAAGAGAGGTTCATGTGATTCACCACCATCTGCCAAACTACCTTAACAGAGTAAATTCTAGTCCAGTGCTTGTGACAGAGAGTTATAATTCTTACATGCTTTCACATTATGTCGGTGAATATGAATATGTCATGCCACCACCAGTGCACACACATTACAATCTTATAGAAAATTACGGTGGAAACGGTATCATCACATCCATGTTCAGCGATGATAATCCGAATGCATGTTGTATAGTCTAG